A genomic stretch from Candidatus Methanomassiliicoccus intestinalis Issoire-Mx1 includes:
- a CDS encoding NADH-quinone oxidoreductase subunit J has product MNKRVVYSVVMVLVGILFLSVLLWPILTGDLSTGYTQQNTDTYELGKLMFDNYGLALIGVGIVLFVSMLGGVYLAKEEEEDKE; this is encoded by the coding sequence ATGAATAAGCGTGTAGTATACTCAGTCGTGATGGTCCTCGTCGGAATACTGTTCTTATCAGTACTGCTGTGGCCTATACTGACAGGCGATCTTTCAACAGGATACACTCAGCAGAATACCGACACTTACGAGCTTGGTAAACTGATGTTTGACAACTACGGACTAGCTCTGATCGGAGTAGGAATTGTGCTTTTCGTCTCTATGCTTGGAGGCGTATATCTTGCAAAAGAAGAGGAGGAGGATAAGGAATGA
- a CDS encoding NADH-quinone oxidoreductase subunit J family protein, translated as MAWEILGASIGWDEFFFLFFAIVTIAGAILVLYSKEIVRSVMWLALAFMGVAFTYIFLGAEFLALIQILIYVGAVSVLMLFGIMLTKRKLLGGDRDE; from the coding sequence ATGGCCTGGGAGATTTTAGGAGCATCCATAGGCTGGGACGAATTCTTCTTCCTATTCTTTGCTATAGTGACAATCGCTGGAGCAATATTAGTGTTGTATTCCAAAGAAATTGTACGTAGCGTTATGTGGCTCGCTTTGGCGTTCATGGGCGTAGCGTTTACTTACATCTTCTTAGGAGCTGAATTCCTTGCGTTGATTCAGATTTTGATCTATGTCGGAGCAGTTTCAGTTCTGATGCTGTTCGGTATCATGCTGACAAAGCGCAAGCTGTTGGGTGGTGATCGCGATGAATAA
- the nuoL gene encoding NADH-quinone oxidoreductase subunit L encodes MFAEYSWLIPIFPLIAFVVVGFLGNKLFKKAEGGAPIAIIMAAISCVLSLLVAYETLTTGDVYKASLEWMIVDGFTFNMGIYIDNLTALMLIVVSFIATLVVIYSIGYMHDEGEKKRRYYAIISLFIGVMLGLVLASNYLQMFIFWELVGLCSYLLIGFWNTKPSAASAAKKAFLVTRIGDIMLMLGLIIFFVGFKGNLDFDYIFNNVDLFTGGDTLLTIGTFMIFGGAIGKSAQFPLHDWLPDAMEGPTTVSALIHAATMVKAGVYLVARSYPVLIETPDTLIIIAAVGGFTALFAATMALNNTNIKRVLAYSTISQLGYMFLALGASGYLFAVSGDPNTGYMAGMSHLMNHAFFKALLFLSAGAVIHAVHTEDMMRMGGLSKKLKITSTVMLLGCISIAGIPPFSGFWSKDEILATVFETGAYNTGFYLLYAFGIIAAFITAFYMFRLWFLTFSGKPRDQEIYDHAHEAPKVMWIPLVILAVLAVGSGLAGILLGMEGTLEPAAYLQTMHIASGTDMIIDMFQQPLTYVSIVVAILGIAVAYLMYYSKTIDPARISESKIGKKLGNVLLARYGFTAGYDLFGTKVIYGIAKAVDWFDRNIIDGIVKLISLICTLVGKLLRFVQNGLVQTYASIVVVGVSLVVILLLAFGGMF; translated from the coding sequence GTGTTCGCTGAATATTCCTGGTTAATTCCCATCTTTCCATTGATTGCATTTGTAGTCGTTGGATTCCTGGGAAACAAATTGTTTAAAAAAGCGGAAGGAGGAGCACCAATCGCCATCATAATGGCAGCTATATCCTGTGTTCTTTCTCTGTTAGTAGCTTATGAAACTTTAACCACCGGTGATGTTTACAAAGCATCTCTTGAGTGGATGATCGTTGATGGATTCACATTCAACATGGGTATCTACATCGACAACCTGACTGCATTGATGCTTATTGTAGTATCATTCATTGCAACTCTTGTTGTAATATACTCAATAGGATACATGCATGATGAGGGAGAAAAGAAACGCAGATACTATGCAATCATCTCCCTGTTCATTGGTGTAATGCTTGGATTAGTCCTTGCATCCAACTATCTGCAGATGTTTATCTTCTGGGAGTTAGTTGGTCTGTGTTCCTATCTGTTAATCGGATTCTGGAACACAAAGCCGTCTGCTGCTTCTGCAGCAAAGAAGGCTTTCCTCGTCACCAGAATCGGTGACATAATGTTAATGCTCGGCCTGATAATCTTCTTTGTAGGATTCAAAGGCAATCTGGACTTTGACTACATTTTCAACAATGTAGACTTGTTCACAGGCGGCGACACATTACTGACAATCGGTACCTTCATGATCTTTGGAGGTGCAATCGGTAAATCTGCGCAGTTCCCTCTGCACGACTGGCTTCCAGATGCTATGGAAGGTCCAACTACAGTATCTGCTTTAATCCACGCAGCAACAATGGTTAAAGCTGGTGTATACTTAGTAGCAAGGTCCTATCCAGTGCTCATAGAAACACCAGACACTCTGATAATCATCGCAGCAGTAGGTGGATTCACAGCGCTGTTCGCTGCAACAATGGCTCTCAACAATACAAACATCAAGAGAGTCCTTGCATACTCTACAATCAGCCAGCTTGGTTACATGTTCCTTGCATTAGGAGCTTCAGGTTATCTCTTTGCAGTATCTGGAGATCCAAACACTGGATACATGGCTGGTATGTCTCATCTTATGAACCACGCTTTCTTCAAAGCATTGCTCTTCTTAAGCGCAGGTGCGGTGATACACGCTGTGCATACGGAAGATATGATGCGGATGGGAGGCTTGTCAAAGAAGCTGAAAATCACGTCTACTGTGATGTTGCTGGGTTGTATCTCTATAGCAGGTATTCCGCCGTTCAGCGGATTCTGGTCTAAAGATGAAATCTTGGCGACTGTGTTTGAAACTGGTGCGTATAATACAGGATTCTACCTGCTGTATGCATTTGGTATCATTGCAGCATTCATCACAGCATTCTATATGTTCAGGCTATGGTTCCTTACTTTCAGCGGAAAGCCGAGAGATCAGGAGATCTATGATCACGCCCACGAAGCTCCAAAAGTGATGTGGATTCCACTCGTGATCTTAGCTGTATTAGCAGTAGGATCTGGTCTTGCCGGTATTCTCCTTGGAATGGAAGGTACACTTGAACCTGCGGCATACCTGCAAACAATGCACATTGCTTCAGGAACAGACATGATCATTGACATGTTCCAGCAGCCGCTTACGTATGTGTCAATAGTCGTTGCAATCCTTGGTATTGCAGTAGCATATCTGATGTACTACTCCAAGACAATCGATCCTGCAAGGATTTCTGAAAGCAAAATCGGAAAGAAACTCGGAAATGTCTTACTGGCCAGGTATGGATTTACTGCCGGTTACGACCTTTTCGGAACAAAAGTGATATACGGTATAGCAAAGGCAGTTGACTGGTTTGACAGAAACATCATCGATGGAATTGTCAAACTGATCTCATTGATCTGTACACTTGTTGGAAAATTACTGAGATTCGTACAAAACGGTCTTGTCCAGACCTATGCTAGTATCGTTGTGGTTGGAGTGTCGCTAGTTGTGATTCTCCTCCTTGCTTTCGGAGGTATGTTCTAA
- the fpoK gene encoding F420H2 dehydrogenase subunit FpoK produces MIPLEWFICLSAILFVIGAVGVLTKRNAIIVLMCVELMLNAANINFVAFSSYTGGLTGQVFAVFAIAIAAAEVAVGLAIVMTLYKARDTVNVDEVKLLRW; encoded by the coding sequence ATGATTCCATTGGAATGGTTCATCTGTCTCTCAGCGATTCTCTTCGTAATCGGAGCAGTAGGAGTTCTCACAAAAAGAAATGCAATCATCGTGCTGATGTGTGTTGAACTTATGCTGAATGCAGCCAACATAAACTTTGTCGCATTCTCCTCATACACTGGAGGATTGACTGGACAAGTGTTTGCGGTATTTGCTATTGCAATAGCTGCAGCTGAAGTAGCAGTAGGTCTTGCTATCGTAATGACCTTGTACAAAGCCAGGGACACTGTCAACGTTGACGAAGTCAAACTCTTGAGGTGGTAA
- a CDS encoding 4Fe-4S binding protein, whose protein sequence is MAEAKRSNKQRSKELGLTGFLLKPLALTLKQTLKSTIHKPTTVLYPWEKLVLPDVYRGRPGLRFDKCIGCGVCMRICPNRCIDMMEVDDLPKDGVETPAKVKRPRVNVGRCMMCGYCAEYCPTDAMIVTPEYELASFTRGALIYDPYQLQYEGVPGNEVHILEVLPAELHTGAAPRPALENKDLPSLEDSKCIGCSKCVKICPVNAVEMKEMGVNEKGRPIKRPVFDNDKCVSCENCVEVCPKSALCMKEVQ, encoded by the coding sequence ATGGCTGAAGCAAAAAGATCCAATAAACAAAGGTCTAAAGAGCTAGGCCTGACAGGTTTCCTCCTGAAGCCTCTTGCCCTTACATTAAAACAAACACTCAAGTCTACAATCCATAAACCGACAACCGTCTTGTATCCATGGGAGAAACTAGTTCTTCCTGATGTATACCGCGGTCGTCCCGGACTTAGATTTGACAAGTGCATAGGTTGCGGAGTATGCATGCGTATCTGCCCCAACAGATGCATTGATATGATGGAAGTCGACGATCTTCCAAAAGATGGTGTCGAGACTCCTGCTAAAGTAAAGAGGCCGAGAGTAAATGTCGGTCGCTGCATGATGTGTGGTTACTGTGCGGAATATTGTCCCACTGATGCCATGATCGTCACGCCCGAATACGAGCTAGCCTCCTTTACACGTGGAGCATTAATCTACGATCCTTATCAGTTGCAATATGAGGGAGTACCTGGAAATGAAGTTCATATTCTGGAAGTCTTGCCAGCAGAACTTCATACTGGAGCAGCTCCCAGACCTGCATTGGAGAACAAGGATCTGCCATCCCTTGAAGACAGCAAGTGCATCGGATGCTCAAAATGTGTAAAAATCTGCCCGGTAAACGCTGTTGAAATGAAGGAGATGGGCGTAAATGAAAAAGGCCGTCCGATTAAAAGGCCTGTTTTCGATAATGATAAGTGCGTATCTTGTGAAAACTGCGTAGAAGTTTGCCCCAAGAGTGCGCTCTGTATGAAGGAGGTGCAGTAA
- the nuoH gene encoding NADH-quinone oxidoreductase subunit NuoH produces the protein MSSVSIDLWGGMDALANWLMDDVLGAFFNWLGLHGFADFLMSDTLGTVIMLLLIGIFVFIVGFLVDITMIWQERKMLGRLMDRRGTMVGPLGYFQNIADGLKTFLKETIIPENADEGVFNLVPVLYIGTSVLLLGTLPLSTQWYMSNSELGVLLTFAIFCIAPFVILLGGWASNNKYTLIGGMRAAAQIISYEIPLFLAVVSVIILTGSMNYGDIVAWQQANMWLGIPLIIGFIVFFIGITAEAERVPFDLPEAEAELVEGWGTEYGGFRFGLMMLTDYFRGYAGCAVVALLFLGGWDGPFPNIIPEEVWFLLKAFIVFAVMIWVRGALPRVRTDQILSIGWKRLLPLAAINVFIAIALKATGVF, from the coding sequence ATGAGCAGTGTATCTATTGACTTATGGGGCGGAATGGATGCCTTAGCTAACTGGTTGATGGATGACGTCTTAGGCGCATTCTTCAACTGGCTGGGTCTTCATGGATTCGCCGACTTCCTGATGAGCGATACCTTGGGAACAGTAATTATGTTGCTGCTCATTGGTATCTTCGTCTTCATTGTCGGATTCCTTGTGGATATCACAATGATCTGGCAGGAACGTAAGATGCTGGGAAGGTTGATGGACCGCAGAGGTACAATGGTTGGTCCTTTGGGTTATTTCCAGAACATCGCTGATGGTTTGAAGACCTTCTTGAAAGAGACAATCATTCCCGAAAATGCTGATGAAGGCGTTTTCAACTTAGTGCCTGTTCTATACATTGGAACATCTGTACTTTTGCTAGGTACTCTTCCACTGAGTACTCAGTGGTATATGTCCAATTCAGAACTCGGTGTGCTTCTGACTTTTGCAATCTTCTGTATTGCACCGTTCGTTATTCTGCTCGGTGGCTGGGCTTCAAACAACAAATATACCCTCATCGGTGGAATGCGTGCAGCCGCACAGATTATTTCTTATGAAATTCCGTTGTTCTTGGCTGTAGTATCAGTTATTATTCTGACTGGAAGCATGAACTACGGTGACATTGTAGCCTGGCAGCAAGCCAATATGTGGTTAGGAATACCATTGATTATTGGTTTCATAGTATTCTTCATAGGAATTACTGCTGAAGCGGAAAGGGTTCCTTTCGATCTTCCTGAAGCAGAAGCAGAACTTGTAGAAGGATGGGGTACAGAATATGGTGGTTTCAGATTTGGTTTGATGATGCTTACTGATTACTTCCGTGGTTATGCCGGTTGTGCAGTAGTTGCTTTGTTATTCCTTGGCGGATGGGACGGACCATTCCCGAATATCATACCGGAGGAAGTCTGGTTCTTACTCAAAGCATTCATCGTGTTTGCCGTTATGATCTGGGTAAGAGGTGCTCTGCCTCGTGTCAGGACCGATCAGATCCTGAGCATCGGGTGGAAGAGACTCCTGCCTCTGGCTGCAATCAACGTGTTCATTGCAATCGCATTAAAAGCAACAGGAGTGTTCTAA